The following proteins are co-located in the Hemiscyllium ocellatum isolate sHemOce1 chromosome 34, sHemOce1.pat.X.cur, whole genome shotgun sequence genome:
- the LOC132832308 gene encoding C-C chemokine receptor type 7-like, with the protein MTEYEYYDSTFSYEPSEFCGNAKVADFKNVFIPCFYSILFVSGLLGNALVVVIYVYYEKLKTMTDVYMMNLAIADLFFLCTLPFWAVDAYSEWIFGTYMCKLVNGAYTVNLYSCMLILTCVSINRYKAIVRATKMLNTGKNILHSKLVCVGIWALAMILALPEFILSQVQTDESNKSVCKMVDSSNLIKVGVKVTQMVVGFLIPFLAMIICYSVIVKTLIQANRFQKYKSLKIIIAVVVAFVICELPFNIVLLMHILPFNRQKTSCEDNGNLYYTIIVTESIAYVHCCLNPILYGFLGVKFRNSFLKILKDTGCISQKQLAGLLKTECETSQPVSVISETTTIYPL; encoded by the coding sequence ATGACAGAATATGAATATTATGATAGCACATTCTCCTATGAACCTTCTGAATTCTGTGGGAATGCCAAAGTTGCAGATTTCAAGAATGTTTTTATACCCTGCTTTTATTCCATTTTATTTGTGTCAGGACTTCTGGGGAATGCTTTGGTTGTTGTGATATACGTTTACTATGAGAAGCTGAAGACCATGACAGATGTCTACATGATGAATCTGGCGATTGCTGACTTGTTCTTTCTCTGCACCCTGCCATTCTGGGCGGTTGATGCATACTCTGAATGGATTTTTGGAACTTATATGTGCAAACTTGTGAATGGTGCATACACTGTCAATCTTTACAGCTGTATGCTAATACTCACCTGTGTGAGCATCAACAGGTACAAAGCTATTGTTCGAGCAACAAAAATGCTTAATACTGGAAAGAACATACTTCACAGTAAGTTAGTCTGTGTGGGCATTTGGGCGCTCGCAATGATTTTGGCTCTTCCAGAATTCATATTAAGTCAAGTTCAAACTGATGAATCGAATAAATCTGTCTGTAAGATGGTGGATTCTTCTAATCTGATCAAAGTGGGAGTGAAAGTAACACAGATGGTAGTGGGATTTCTGATACCTTTTCTGGCCATGATCATTTGCTACTCAGTCATTGTAAAAACCCTAATCCAAGCTAACAGGTTTCAGAAGTACAAATCATTAAAAATTATCATTGCAGTTGTAGTCGCATTTGTGATTTGTGAGTTGCCATTCAACATTGTCTTGTTGATGCATATTCTACCGTTCAATAGGCAAAAAACTAGTTGTGAAGATAATGGCAATTTATACTACACAATTATTGTAACAGAGAGCATTGCATATGTACACTGTTGTCTCAATCCTATTCTTTATGGATTTCTTGGAGTGAAGTTTAGAAATAGTTTtctaaagattttaaaagatacTGGCTGCATCAGTCAAAAACAATTGGCTGGGCTTCTGAAAACTGAGTGTGAGACATCACAACCTGTATCGGTTATATCTGAAACAACAACAATATATCCTTTATAA